The Triticum aestivum cultivar Chinese Spring chromosome 5A, IWGSC CS RefSeq v2.1, whole genome shotgun sequence genomic sequence TTGCTAGcacatatacatacatacacatcAAGAACGAATTCACAGGCACATAAATGAATATCCCCTGGATAGCATGGTAATGAACTACTCACATGCAATTTGATAGGACTAGTACTAGTGATAACAACCCAACGACATCCTAACAGCCACAACAACACGCACACTTCAACCTCCTGAATACTGGTGAATAGCAAAGTCTATCCATACTTGACACACGAGAAAATCAATGTCAAGTTCATCTCAGATGTGTGGTTCATGACAGCGGTAGCAGTTAACAAGATTACTGAGTTTTAATTTGTGGAAGCAATGAAACAAGCAATATAATGCCTATCTCGCTCACCACTAGAGTAACAGCAGTAGCAAATTCAGTCAAGCATGTGAGTAAGTAAAAGATGTAGATCAACAGGGAATCATACTAGTTCAAAGAAATCTATAACCAAATTTACAGTAACAATCATCTAGTATTAATCAATGGTTCTGTTTTGATCCAAACTAGATGAATTCAAGGCTAATCTATTATGTGACAGTAGAGGAGTGAGTGCTATTGTATAGTTATAAAAATGCTACACATAGAGTGGTACATATATACATTCAGTAATAGGTGTAGAACAATAAACAGAGCAAGCAGGCGAGGTTGGTTGGTGAGTCAGACTGGCCCTGCAATCCGACAAACATGACGACATTGGGCTTGCCTTTCTTGGGGGTGAAGACCGGCTTCCCTGGATCTAGCATGTTGCAGAGGTCCGTGAAGACAGCCTGCAGCAGGAAAAACACAAGGGCATCAACCTCCAACCGACCAGTGCCCCCTGGCACGCGCGTCCCTCGATCGAATAGCGCAGGAAATGAATTGAGGGAGGTGGAGCGGGCAGGACCTGCTGTATGATGCACAGCTTGTTGGTGCCGGCGGCGAGGGTCTCGAGGTTGACGATCTTCCGGATGCCAGACTGCAAGAGCACGGGGGAGATCTCGTTGAGGCACTCCCTAAGCACCTTCTCGTCGATCACTGTGGCATTGCCCATCCGCGCAAGCGCGCGGGAGATGCTCCTGCCCAGCTGCGCGAGCACCATCTTGGCTGGGCCCTCGGGGGGTCTGGCCTCGTCGC encodes the following:
- the LOC123107377 gene encoding signal recognition particle 54 kDa protein 2-like, with the translated sequence MVLAQLGRSISRALARMGNATVIDEKVLRECLNEISPVLLQSGIRKIVNLETLAAGTNKLCIIQQAVFTDLCNMLDPGKPVFTPKKGKPNVVMFVGLQGQSDSPTNLACLLCLLFYTYY